From a region of the Crocosphaera sp. UHCC 0190 genome:
- a CDS encoding DMT family transporter has product MNLNLNRSTSLQSSLILIAPFFLWGTAMVAMKGVIPHTTPFFMAGVRLVPAGILVLLVASLFNRPQPQGWKAWLWIALFALLDGAMFQGFLAAGLTRTGAGLGSVIIDSQPLAVALMSSWLFGEVIGIWGGIGLGFGILGISLIGLPQDWFESLWQTQSISFNFNAWELLNSGELLMLFASLSMAAGTVCIRYVSRHVDPVVATGWHMILGGIPLFLISGIWESQQWVNIDLQGWLALSYSTIFGSAIAYGIFFYLASKGNLTSLSSLTFLTPVFALSFGNLFLNEVLNPLQWFGVSLTLISIYLINQRETFGKQWRYLRLKTWSMFKNTLGKISETT; this is encoded by the coding sequence ATGAATTTGAACCTTAATCGTTCAACCTCCCTACAGTCTTCCTTAATACTCATTGCTCCATTTTTTCTCTGGGGAACGGCCATGGTTGCCATGAAGGGGGTAATTCCCCATACAACCCCATTTTTCATGGCTGGAGTGCGGTTAGTCCCTGCGGGCATCCTGGTGTTACTGGTGGCATCTTTGTTTAACCGGCCTCAACCTCAAGGGTGGAAAGCTTGGCTATGGATCGCTTTATTTGCCTTATTAGATGGGGCAATGTTTCAAGGATTTTTGGCCGCAGGGTTAACTCGGACGGGGGCCGGTTTAGGTTCAGTCATTATTGACTCCCAACCTTTAGCAGTAGCGTTAATGTCTAGCTGGTTATTTGGTGAAGTAATTGGCATTTGGGGAGGTATTGGGTTAGGGTTTGGTATTCTTGGTATTAGTTTAATTGGTTTGCCTCAAGATTGGTTTGAAAGTTTATGGCAAACTCAATCAATTTCTTTTAATTTTAATGCCTGGGAACTGTTGAACAGTGGCGAATTATTAATGTTATTTGCTTCCCTTTCTATGGCAGCAGGAACCGTTTGCATTCGTTATGTGAGTCGTCATGTTGACCCCGTAGTTGCCACAGGTTGGCACATGATTTTAGGAGGTATTCCTTTATTTTTAATCTCTGGTATTTGGGAATCTCAGCAATGGGTAAACATTGATTTACAAGGATGGTTAGCCTTAAGTTATTCGACAATTTTTGGTAGTGCGATCGCCTATGGAATCTTTTTCTATTTAGCCTCGAAAGGTAACTTAACCAGTCTCAGTTCTTTAACTTTTTTAACCCCTGTTTTTGCCTTGAGTTTTGGTAATTTATTTCTCAATGAAGTCTTAAATCCGTTGCAATGGTTTGGGGTTAGTTTAACCTTAATTAGTATCTATTTAATTAATCAACGGGAAACCTTTGGCAAACAATGGCGTTATCTTCGCCTTAAAACTTGGTCAATGTTTAAAAACACCCTAGGAAAAATTTCTGAAACCACTTAA
- a CDS encoding response regulator, with amino-acid sequence MPTHKILVIDDSKVIRMRVKDMLPEGNFKVLEAKDGVEGYNLIRSEKPSLIMLDFLLPKMSGWDVYQEVQKEYDLKKIPLVLMSGRKEEVVEKLNEPFEYFSFIEKPFEKKQLLEAIKDAMAKARKHPQPQESDSAINQNNISAKDTLSMAQEIITLRQQVNQMQGEIDLLKKQLRQVLGFLQQKH; translated from the coding sequence GTGCCAACTCACAAAATCCTTGTAATTGATGACAGTAAAGTGATCCGGATGCGGGTTAAAGATATGTTGCCCGAAGGCAATTTTAAAGTTCTTGAAGCCAAAGACGGAGTAGAAGGCTATAACCTCATCCGTAGCGAAAAACCCAGCCTAATCATGTTAGATTTTCTCCTACCCAAAATGAGTGGTTGGGATGTCTATCAAGAAGTCCAAAAAGAGTACGATCTCAAGAAAATTCCGCTAGTTTTGATGTCTGGACGGAAAGAAGAAGTCGTCGAGAAATTGAACGAACCTTTTGAGTATTTTTCCTTTATTGAAAAACCCTTTGAGAAAAAGCAGTTGCTTGAGGCTATTAAAGATGCCATGGCCAAAGCCAGAAAACATCCTCAACCTCAAGAGTCAGACTCAGCGATTAATCAAAACAATATTTCCGCGAAAGATACCTTAAGCATGGCCCAGGAAATCATTACTTTGCGTCAGCAAGTAAATCAGATGCAGGGTGAAATCGATTTGCTGAAGAAACAGCTAAGACAAGTCTTAGGATTTCTACAACAAAAGCACTAG
- a CDS encoding DUF393 domain-containing protein, which produces MTLSTQNQTSNPLKSSWKVKLLYDGDCPLCMREVRFLQKKDQGRGLVNLVNIADDNYSPDDHCEVDYEAAMGRIHAILPDGTILKDIEAFRYVYEVLGMGWVYAITKIPVIGKLANWVYGIWAKLRLPLTGRSDLETLILERKTKRKCEQVSGDH; this is translated from the coding sequence ATGACTCTTTCAACCCAAAATCAAACATCAAATCCCTTAAAATCTTCTTGGAAGGTTAAATTACTTTATGACGGTGACTGTCCCCTTTGTATGCGAGAAGTACGCTTTTTGCAGAAAAAAGACCAGGGACGAGGACTGGTAAATTTAGTTAATATTGCTGATGATAATTATTCTCCTGATGACCATTGTGAGGTAGACTATGAAGCAGCAATGGGACGCATTCATGCTATTTTGCCTGATGGAACCATTCTCAAAGATATCGAAGCGTTTCGCTATGTTTATGAAGTTTTAGGAATGGGTTGGGTGTATGCAATTACCAAAATTCCAGTGATTGGAAAATTAGCTAATTGGGTGTATGGTATTTGGGCAAAATTACGCCTTCCTTTGACGGGACGCTCTGATTTAGAAACCTTAATATTAGAACGAAAAACTAAAAGGAAATGTGAGCAAGTTTCTGGAGATCACTAA
- a CDS encoding RNA-binding S4 domain-containing protein, with product MDINAEKSEPIIKLGQFMKWQNLVQSGGEAKIRIQGGEVMVNGSIETRRGRKLVTGDVVTFNEKSYEVNLA from the coding sequence ATGGATATAAACGCAGAAAAATCAGAACCTATCATTAAATTAGGTCAATTTATGAAATGGCAAAACTTGGTACAAAGTGGAGGAGAAGCAAAAATAAGAATTCAAGGAGGAGAAGTAATGGTTAATGGTAGCATTGAAACAAGACGAGGACGAAAATTAGTCACAGGAGATGTGGTAACTTTTAACGAGAAAAGTTACGAGGTTAATTTAGCATAG
- a CDS encoding HAD-IA family hydrolase — protein MALKVIVFDFDGTLADTYDTFVEIANGLSAEFGYKPVDRQEQEKLKHLSMKDLIKQSEISPLKIPFVLQRVKSELNHKIQDLQPINDIPSCLQQLKVQGYLLGIITSNAEDNVSIFLKNHGLEQLFDFIYAGINLFGKHKILNKLLKQHKLRSDEVMYIGDETRDINSAKKSNVQAVAVTWGFNSPEVLSKHQPDFLINHPQELITIIQENKYSIDRQTAMIESLNMEGENPKIIPC, from the coding sequence ATGGCACTCAAAGTAATTGTTTTTGATTTTGATGGCACTCTAGCTGATACCTATGATACTTTTGTTGAGATTGCCAACGGTTTATCAGCAGAATTCGGTTATAAACCAGTTGATCGACAAGAACAGGAAAAACTGAAGCATTTGAGTATGAAAGATCTTATTAAACAATCAGAAATTTCTCCCCTCAAAATTCCCTTTGTTCTACAACGGGTAAAATCTGAGCTCAATCATAAGATTCAAGATCTTCAACCTATCAATGATATTCCTTCCTGTCTTCAACAACTCAAAGTTCAAGGATATCTCTTAGGAATTATAACCTCAAATGCAGAAGATAATGTCTCGATTTTTCTAAAAAATCATGGTCTTGAGCAATTATTTGATTTTATCTATGCAGGAATTAATTTATTTGGTAAACATAAAATCCTTAACAAACTACTAAAACAACATAAATTACGGTCAGATGAGGTCATGTATATTGGGGACGAAACTAGAGATATTAACTCAGCTAAAAAAAGCAATGTTCAAGCTGTCGCAGTTACTTGGGGATTTAATTCTCCTGAAGTTTTGTCCAAACATCAACCCGATTTTTTGATTAATCATCCTCAAGAATTAATTACTATTATTCAAGAAAATAAATACTCAATTGATCGTCAAACCGCAATGATTGAAAGTTTAAACATGGAAGGAGAAAACCCGAAAATTATCCCTTGCTAA
- the queG gene encoding tRNA epoxyqueuosine(34) reductase QueG encodes MQELTTKVKQKALDIGFHKVGIADVDRDYSDDAVSHFQAWLALGYHADMAWMNNPKRFDIRQCMPEVKSVISVALNYYTPHQHSEDKKYGKISRYGWGRDYHKVMGKKLKSFSQWLEAQDNNIKTRYYVDTGPIQDKVWAQRAGIGWIAKNGNLITREYGSWVFLGEILTNLNLIPDTPHREHCGTCSRCLDACPTNAITRPFVVDANRCIAYHTIENRNETLPKDIVNHLEGWVAGCDICQEVCPWNQRFSTETDISDFQPYPGNLKPELLELVDISQEEWHQKFTASALRRVKPEMWHRNARANLEV; translated from the coding sequence ATGCAAGAATTAACCACAAAAGTCAAACAAAAGGCCCTTGATATCGGGTTTCATAAAGTCGGTATTGCTGATGTTGATAGGGACTATTCAGATGATGCTGTGTCTCATTTCCAAGCTTGGTTAGCATTAGGTTATCATGCTGATATGGCCTGGATGAATAACCCAAAACGTTTTGATATTCGTCAATGTATGCCCGAAGTTAAATCAGTAATTTCTGTGGCATTAAATTATTATACTCCTCATCAACATTCTGAGGACAAAAAATACGGCAAAATCTCCCGTTATGGATGGGGGAGAGACTACCATAAGGTAATGGGAAAAAAACTTAAATCTTTTAGTCAATGGTTAGAAGCTCAAGACAATAATATCAAGACTCGTTATTATGTGGATACTGGCCCCATTCAAGATAAAGTTTGGGCCCAACGTGCAGGAATTGGTTGGATTGCTAAAAATGGTAATCTGATCACTAGGGAATATGGCAGTTGGGTCTTTTTAGGAGAAATTTTAACTAACTTGAACCTCATTCCTGATACCCCTCATAGAGAACATTGTGGGACTTGTAGCCGTTGTTTAGATGCTTGTCCTACCAATGCGATTACCCGTCCTTTTGTGGTGGATGCTAACCGTTGTATCGCTTATCACACCATTGAAAATCGCAATGAAACCTTACCTAAAGATATTGTTAATCATCTAGAGGGATGGGTGGCCGGATGTGATATTTGTCAGGAAGTCTGTCCCTGGAATCAACGCTTTTCTACAGAAACAGATATCTCTGATTTTCAACCCTATCCTGGAAATCTTAAGCCAGAATTGTTAGAATTAGTTGATATTTCTCAGGAGGAATGGCATCAAAAGTTTACCGCATCAGCATTAAGGAGAGTTAAACCTGAGATGTGGCATCGGAATGCTCGTGCTAACCTAGAAGTATAG
- a CDS encoding phosphoglucomutase/phosphomannomutase family protein has protein sequence MTFTQNPIKFGTDGWRGVIAADFTFERVAMLAPLAAKVLAENYGTSSGNHKVIVGYDRRFLAEEFAQLAAESMQEAGFDVILSNSYAPTPAFSWAAKMQNALGAIVLTASHNPAKYLGLKVKGAFGGSVSPEITQQIEALLPNPPQFSGPAGTLTYFDPWESYCQGLRQKVDINAIQEAIKAGKLRVFADVMHGAAATGLERLLGCPIEEINSDRDPLFEGGAPEPLPRYLSKLITTIKTAVSQGDNSLKVGLVFDGDSDRIAAVDGQGNFMSSQILIPILIDHLAKRKGFTGEIVKTVSGSDLFPRLAKLYNLSVYETAIGYKYIADRMLVSDVLIGGEESGGVGYGTHIPERDALLSALYVLEAVVESGEDLGDYYAKLQEKTDFYNAYDRIDLPLASMEVRGKLVESLETKPLTKIAGQAVTDCDKTDGYKFRLIDGSWLLIRFSGTEPVLRLYCESLTLKQVHETLNWAKDWANSV, from the coding sequence ATGACATTTACTCAAAATCCGATTAAATTTGGTACTGATGGCTGGCGTGGTGTGATTGCGGCTGATTTTACCTTTGAAAGAGTCGCCATGCTTGCTCCCTTAGCCGCTAAAGTCTTAGCAGAGAATTATGGTACGTCATCGGGCAATCACAAAGTTATTGTAGGATATGATCGCCGTTTCTTGGCTGAGGAGTTTGCTCAATTGGCGGCTGAGTCCATGCAGGAAGCCGGTTTTGATGTGATTTTATCTAATTCCTATGCCCCGACTCCTGCCTTTAGTTGGGCCGCTAAGATGCAAAATGCTTTAGGGGCCATTGTGTTAACCGCTAGTCATAACCCGGCCAAGTATTTAGGATTAAAGGTTAAAGGGGCTTTTGGGGGGTCAGTTTCCCCTGAAATTACTCAACAAATTGAAGCATTGTTACCTAACCCTCCTCAATTTTCGGGGCCGGCTGGCACTTTAACCTATTTTGACCCTTGGGAAAGCTATTGTCAGGGGTTACGTCAAAAAGTTGATATTAATGCCATTCAAGAGGCAATTAAAGCGGGGAAATTGCGGGTTTTTGCTGATGTGATGCACGGGGCTGCTGCTACAGGGTTAGAACGTTTATTAGGCTGTCCTATTGAGGAGATTAATAGTGACCGTGACCCGTTATTTGAAGGGGGCGCACCGGAACCTTTACCCCGTTACCTTTCTAAATTAATTACTACCATAAAAACGGCGGTTAGTCAAGGAGATAATAGTTTAAAAGTCGGGTTAGTATTTGATGGAGATAGCGATCGCATTGCTGCGGTTGATGGTCAAGGAAATTTCATGAGTTCCCAGATTTTAATTCCGATTTTAATTGACCATTTAGCTAAGCGGAAAGGGTTCACAGGAGAAATTGTTAAAACGGTGAGTGGTTCGGATTTATTTCCCCGTTTAGCTAAACTTTATAACTTATCGGTTTATGAGACTGCGATCGGTTATAAATATATTGCTGATCGGATGTTAGTTTCTGATGTATTAATCGGAGGAGAAGAGTCTGGGGGAGTTGGTTACGGAACCCATATTCCTGAAAGAGATGCTTTATTATCTGCTTTGTATGTGTTGGAAGCAGTGGTAGAGAGTGGGGAAGATTTGGGTGACTATTATGCTAAATTACAGGAGAAAACTGACTTTTATAATGCCTATGATCGGATTGATTTACCCTTGGCAAGTATGGAAGTTCGCGGTAAATTAGTCGAAAGTCTGGAGACGAAACCCTTAACAAAAATTGCTGGTCAAGCAGTCACAGATTGTGATAAAACAGATGGTTATAAGTTTCGGTTAATTGATGGTAGTTGGTTACTAATTCGCTTTAGTGGGACGGAACCAGTTTTAAGATTATATTGTGAATCTTTGACCTTAAAACAGGTTCATGAAACCTTAAATTGGGCAAAAGATTGGGCTAATTCTGTTTAA
- a CDS encoding TIGR03643 family protein: MAKNPPFDPEILDRIIEMAWEDRTPFEAIEVQYGLSEKQVISIMRREMKSSSFQMWRKRVSGRKTKHGYQRSFLVGRFKSANQC; encoded by the coding sequence ATGGCTAAAAATCCTCCATTTGACCCAGAAATCCTGGATCGTATTATCGAAATGGCTTGGGAAGATAGAACTCCATTTGAAGCGATAGAAGTTCAATATGGACTCTCAGAAAAACAGGTCATTTCTATCATGAGACGAGAGATGAAATCTTCAAGTTTTCAGATGTGGCGCAAACGAGTCTCAGGACGTAAAACGAAACATGGTTATCAACGTTCTTTTTTAGTAGGACGATTTAAATCGGCTAATCAATGTTAA
- a CDS encoding DUF4079 domain-containing protein, which produces MGDKLADLLEPLAAWFRSLGIPEPIVHWGHPVMMGIVVLVMGSFTAYMGWRSRFVKDGEVVAKSRASHRQLAPWVFLFITLGYTGGVLSLVMQKQPVLSSPHFLTGSAVLGLMAISAVTPLIGFGGEQKEGYRAFHAYLGGVVAIVLIAHGILGLKLGLSL; this is translated from the coding sequence ATGGGAGACAAACTTGCAGATTTATTGGAACCCCTCGCCGCTTGGTTCCGTAGCTTAGGCATACCCGAACCTATTGTACATTGGGGACACCCGGTGATGATGGGCATTGTTGTCTTAGTCATGGGTAGTTTTACTGCTTATATGGGGTGGCGTAGTCGTTTTGTCAAAGATGGGGAAGTGGTGGCGAAAAGTCGCGCTTCTCATCGTCAGTTGGCCCCTTGGGTGTTCCTGTTTATTACTTTGGGATACACTGGCGGGGTGTTATCTTTGGTAATGCAAAAACAACCTGTTTTAAGTAGTCCTCATTTTTTGACGGGTTCGGCAGTTTTAGGTTTAATGGCCATTAGTGCTGTTACCCCCTTAATTGGATTTGGTGGGGAGCAAAAAGAAGGTTATCGTGCGTTTCATGCGTATTTGGGTGGTGTGGTTGCCATTGTGTTAATTGCTCATGGTATTTTAGGATTAAAATTAGGCCTTTCTTTGTAA
- a CDS encoding AAA family ATPase produces MLSSLHIENFRGFQEFDLEDLGRINLLVGENNNGKTSILEAILIFLSHGNLNVILELMKYRGEYWREKNDKKGTSESEYAMRHLFYGHEIVQETKFSLKGIDDNSQNQLIIDIRSDPIQQSLNLNNNDDDNQSEKSGNFNLIIKWNHGNFGRSPIEVPLSLNNTLSQDDVRRMSRNLFSDIVINTRLITPFSLDITDLTQLFDNIVLTPNEQLIIEALQIIEAKIERIASVGQEKYSYTSRNYKERGGFVIKFSDQKQPVPIGSLGDGIWRILSIILAMVNLENGVLLVDEIDTGLHFTTLFDMWKVILLTARKLNIQVFATTHNSDCWTSLASLIKKEKIEDNEITIQRIEPDRKKAVAFSPKQIVIAAERGIEVR; encoded by the coding sequence ATGTTAAGTTCACTACATATTGAAAATTTTAGAGGTTTCCAAGAATTTGATTTAGAAGATCTTGGCAGAATTAATTTACTTGTGGGAGAGAATAATAATGGTAAAACTTCTATTTTAGAAGCCATTTTAATATTTTTATCTCATGGGAATTTGAATGTAATCTTAGAATTAATGAAATATAGAGGAGAGTATTGGAGAGAAAAAAATGATAAAAAAGGAACCTCTGAATCTGAATATGCTATGCGTCATCTTTTCTATGGACATGAAATTGTACAAGAAACTAAATTTTCTTTAAAAGGAATAGATGATAATTCGCAAAATCAACTTATCATAGACATAAGATCAGATCCCATACAGCAAAGTCTTAACTTAAATAATAATGATGATGATAATCAAAGTGAAAAATCAGGAAATTTTAATCTCATTATTAAATGGAATCATGGAAACTTTGGTCGTAGTCCAATAGAAGTCCCTTTATCATTGAATAATACTCTTTCTCAAGATGATGTTCGGCGAATGTCTAGAAATTTATTTTCTGACATAGTAATTAATACACGATTAATCACTCCATTTTCTTTAGATATTACAGATTTAACTCAATTATTTGATAATATCGTCTTAACACCTAATGAACAATTAATTATAGAAGCACTTCAAATTATTGAAGCAAAAATTGAAAGAATTGCTTCAGTTGGCCAAGAAAAATATAGTTATACTTCTAGAAACTATAAAGAAAGAGGAGGTTTTGTCATCAAGTTTTCGGATCAAAAACAACCAGTACCTATCGGCAGTTTAGGGGATGGCATTTGGCGAATCTTATCAATTATTTTAGCAATGGTTAATCTAGAAAATGGGGTTTTATTAGTGGATGAAATTGATACAGGATTACACTTTACAACCTTATTTGATATGTGGAAAGTAATTCTATTAACTGCGAGAAAACTCAATATACAAGTTTTTGCCACAACCCATAATAGTGATTGTTGGACGAGTCTTGCAAGTTTAATTAAAAAAGAAAAAATTGAAGATAATGAAATTACCATTCAACGAATAGAACCCGATAGAAAAAAAGCTGTTGCTTTTAGTCCTAAACAAATTGTCATTGCTGCTGAAAGAGGAATTGAGGTACGTTAA
- the hpnI gene encoding bacteriohopanetetrol glucosamine biosynthesis glycosyltransferase HpnI: MLNLINSLQFLCLVPILGGSVFSILTVGTVKRFFKRSPKTLNFTPPVSVLKPVRGLEKNLKRNLRTIATQDYPDYQVIYSVQDPQDPAYPILKEIQAEFGTDRISVVISTVEVGANGKVNNLLGGMEAARHDIIIISDSDTSLQPDYIATIVNPLANPDVGCVCTPFKVTKADSWYEKLELLTMNADFMPSVMFAEVTGASNSCLGPSIAIRRSTLDKLGGLDSLADYLVEDYEIGRRVWTSGQKMVLLPYMIDAVVDLASWRNWWSHQVYWDQNTYLARPGAFIATILIRAIPFALIFALLRGDMIGLGVLIATIMIRLITAAITAQDMKDQETINSLYLLPFRDAVGLIFWGLAFTQRTVIWRGVEFKLTSHGKMVRHRFIHN; the protein is encoded by the coding sequence GTGTTAAATCTGATCAATAGCTTACAATTTCTCTGTTTAGTTCCCATTTTAGGGGGTTCTGTCTTCTCTATCTTAACCGTAGGGACAGTCAAACGCTTCTTCAAACGTTCCCCTAAAACCCTCAATTTTACCCCTCCCGTTTCAGTTCTAAAACCTGTCAGGGGTTTGGAAAAAAACCTTAAACGCAACCTAAGAACTATTGCTACCCAAGACTATCCTGATTATCAAGTCATTTATTCTGTCCAAGATCCCCAAGATCCTGCCTACCCTATCTTAAAAGAAATTCAAGCAGAATTTGGCACTGACCGCATTTCTGTGGTTATCAGTACCGTTGAAGTAGGGGCCAATGGTAAGGTTAATAACCTCCTAGGAGGCATGGAAGCAGCGCGTCACGATATAATTATCATCAGCGACAGTGACACCTCTTTACAGCCCGATTATATCGCAACTATCGTTAATCCTTTGGCTAACCCTGATGTGGGTTGTGTCTGTACCCCGTTTAAAGTGACTAAAGCAGACAGTTGGTACGAGAAACTGGAACTTTTGACCATGAATGCTGATTTTATGCCTAGTGTGATGTTTGCTGAGGTAACAGGGGCCTCTAATTCTTGTTTGGGGCCATCTATTGCCATTCGACGGTCAACCTTAGATAAATTAGGGGGTTTAGATAGTTTAGCTGATTATTTAGTAGAAGATTACGAAATTGGCAGACGGGTTTGGACTTCTGGTCAAAAAATGGTCTTATTACCCTACATGATTGATGCGGTGGTAGACTTAGCTAGTTGGCGTAATTGGTGGAGTCATCAGGTATATTGGGATCAAAATACCTATTTAGCAAGACCTGGGGCCTTTATTGCGACCATTTTAATTCGGGCCATTCCCTTTGCGCTAATTTTTGCTTTACTGAGAGGGGATATGATTGGGTTAGGGGTGTTAATTGCTACCATTATGATTAGATTAATTACTGCTGCAATAACGGCCCAAGATATGAAGGATCAAGAAACGATCAACAGTTTATATTTATTACCCTTTCGAGATGCAGTGGGATTGATTTTTTGGGGTTTAGCTTTTACTCAGCGTACCGTAATTTGGCGTGGGGTTGAATTTAAGTTAACCAGTCATGGAAAAATGGTCAGACATCGTTTCATTCATAATTAA
- a CDS encoding PEP-CTERM sorting domain-containing protein (PEP-CTERM proteins occur, often in large numbers, in the proteomes of bacteria that also encode an exosortase, a predicted intramembrane cysteine proteinase. The presence of a PEP-CTERM domain at a protein's C-terminus predicts cleavage within the sorting domain, followed by covalent anchoring to some some component of the (usually Gram-negative) cell surface. Many PEP-CTERM proteins exhibit an unusual sequence composition that includes large numbers of potential glycosylation sites. Expression of one such protein has been shown restore the ability of a bacterium to form floc, a type of biofilm.), with amino-acid sequence MKLIKNANFFSIAQTALSVSVVTVGSLAVSSLSTQAAPVVFFDNMFTGATDFDSIVNSVNGDLTIDTWTNLPQGQTMIDRGAYSFRKVNNAAMFPSVYTLFNSSPLTTTSGETININPSSTDVEASRLGSAIEFTFDSPVNGFGLEVGDWATCCQPSNLYISFDGGTPILVGESLVFGDQFLTNGGAGVFVGAIDDSGTFSTVQFWGDGQGEFLVAGGEIRYATVEEGSVTGVPEPATVLGLLTIGAFGVGSSALKKANYKRNKKA; translated from the coding sequence ATGAAGCTAATCAAGAATGCAAATTTCTTTAGCATAGCTCAGACAGCCCTCTCCGTAAGTGTGGTCACGGTTGGGTCTCTTGCTGTCAGTAGTCTTTCGACCCAAGCTGCCCCCGTTGTTTTCTTCGACAATATGTTTACTGGAGCAACTGACTTTGACTCAATCGTCAATAGTGTTAATGGTGATTTAACTATTGATACCTGGACAAATTTGCCTCAAGGCCAGACTATGATTGATCGTGGTGCTTATTCGTTCAGAAAAGTAAACAATGCTGCCATGTTTCCTTCTGTGTATACTTTATTTAATAGTAGTCCACTAACGACAACCAGTGGCGAGACTATCAATATCAACCCCTCTAGCACAGATGTCGAAGCCTCTCGTCTTGGCAGTGCGATTGAGTTTACCTTTGACTCTCCAGTTAATGGGTTCGGACTGGAGGTGGGAGACTGGGCAACTTGCTGTCAGCCTTCAAATCTCTATATTTCCTTTGATGGCGGCACGCCTATTCTTGTGGGAGAATCCTTAGTTTTTGGCGACCAGTTCCTAACTAATGGCGGGGCAGGTGTATTTGTTGGTGCTATCGATGATAGTGGTACATTCAGTACAGTCCAGTTCTGGGGTGATGGACAAGGAGAGTTTCTGGTCGCTGGTGGTGAAATTCGCTATGCAACTGTAGAGGAAGGTTCTGTCACCGGTGTTCCTGAACCTGCTACTGTGCTAGGTCTGTTGACGATTGGTGCTTTTGGTGTAGGCTCATCTGCTCTCAAGAAAGCAAACTACAAGAGAAACAAAAAAGCCTAA
- a CDS encoding DUF3226 domain-containing protein: protein MATKPLKKLLVEGTEDQRVIPELIEASGIPWGETKETAIVKIKSYDGIENLLDKNVIYTELEDRGLISLGIIIDADDHPLDRWQSIRHVCLPTIFDLPQELPDTGLVHSFTHNSKDLKFGVWMMPDNKIRGMLETFLEYLIPDTNNHLWDYSKEVVQEAKIKNAPFKDSYTDKAYIYTWLAWQKTPGRQLHDAIKQKFLVPTNPKAQIFVNWFKSLYDL from the coding sequence ATGGCAACTAAACCGTTAAAAAAGCTGTTAGTCGAAGGGACTGAAGATCAAAGAGTTATACCAGAATTAATTGAAGCATCTGGTATTCCTTGGGGAGAAACAAAGGAAACAGCAATTGTTAAAATTAAGTCTTATGATGGTATTGAGAATTTACTTGATAAAAATGTCATTTATACAGAATTAGAAGATAGAGGATTAATTTCATTAGGAATTATTATTGATGCAGATGATCATCCTTTAGACAGATGGCAAAGTATTCGTCATGTCTGTTTACCTACTATTTTTGATCTTCCTCAAGAATTACCAGACACTGGGTTAGTTCATTCATTTACACATAATAGCAAAGATCTAAAATTTGGTGTTTGGATGATGCCAGATAATAAAATAAGAGGAATGTTAGAAACTTTTTTAGAGTATTTAATTCCTGATACGAATAATCATCTTTGGGACTATAGTAAAGAAGTTGTCCAAGAAGCAAAAATAAAAAATGCACCTTTTAAAGACAGTTATACCGATAAAGCTTATATTTATACCTGGTTAGCATGGCAAAAAACACCAGGAAGACAACTACATGATGCCATCAAACAAAAATTTTTAGTTCCAACGAACCCCAAAGCACAAATATTCGTTAATTGGTTTAAATCTCTTTATGATTTATAG